The following proteins are encoded in a genomic region of Rattus rattus isolate New Zealand chromosome 2, Rrattus_CSIRO_v1, whole genome shotgun sequence:
- the Kcna7 gene encoding potassium voltage-gated channel subfamily A member 7 — MLFLRADTGHPAGVAAASGPHVRSPVARAVRAMEPRCPPPCGCCERLVLNVAGLRFETRARTLGRFPDTLLGDPVRRSRFYDGARREYFFDRHRPSFDAVLYYYQSGGRLRRPAHVPLDVFLEEVSFYGLGAAALARLREDEGCAVPPERPLPRRAFARQLWLLFEFPESSQAARVLAVVSVLVILVSIVVFCLETLPDFRDDRDDPGLAPVAAATGPFLARLNGSSPMPGAPPRQPFNDPFFVVETLCICWFSFELLVRLAACPSKAVFFKNVMNLIDFVAILPYFVALGTELARQRGVGQPAMSLAILRVIRLVRVFRIFKLSRHSKGLQILGQTLRASMRELGLLIFFLFIGVVLFSSAVYFAEVDRADTHFTSIPESFWWAVVTMTTVGYGDMAPVTVGGKIVGSLCAIAGVLTISLPVPVIVSNFSYFYHRETEGEEAGMFSHVDTQPCGTLEGKANGGLVDSEVPELLPPLWAPSGKHMVTEV; from the exons ATGCTATTTTTACGCGCGGACACCGGACACCCGGCTGGGGTGGCTGCGGCGTCGGGGCCACACGTCCGTTCACCGGTCGCCCGGGCTGTGCGCGCCATGGAGCCACGGTGCCCGCCGCCCTGCGGCTGCTGCGAGCGGCTGGTGCTCAACGTGGCCGGGTTGCGCTTCGAGACCCGCGCGCGCACGCTCGGCCGCTTCCCGGACACGCTGCTGGGGGACCCGGTGCGCCGCAGCCGCTTCTACGACGGCGCGCGCCGCGAGTATTTCTTCGACCGACACCGGCCCAGCTTCGATGCGGTGCTCTACTACTACCAGTCAGGCGGCCGGCTGAGACGGCCGGCGCACGTGCCCCTCGACgtcttcctggaggaggtgtcCTTCTACGGGCTGGGTGCGGCGGCGCTGGCGCGGCTGCGAGAGGATGAGGGCTGCGCCGTGCCGCCCGAGCGGCCGCTGCCCCGCCGCGCCTTCGCGCgccagctctggctgctcttcgaATTCCCCGAGAGCTCGCAGGCTGCGCGCGTGCTCGCCGTGGTCTCCGTGCTCGTCATCCTGGTCTCCATCGTGGTCTTTTGCCTGGAGACGCTGCCAGACTTCCGCGACGACCGCGATGACCCGGGGCTCGCGCCGGTAGCGGCTGCTACTGGCCCG TTCCTCGCTCGGCTAAATGGCTCCAGTCCCATGCCAGGAGCTCCTCCCCGACAGCCCTTCAACGATCCATTCTTTGTGGTGGAGACCCTGTGTATCTGCTGGTTCTCCTTTGAGCTGCTGGTGCGTCTGGCGGCTTGTCCAAGCAAAGCTGTGTTTTTCAAGAATGTGATGAACCTTATTGACTTCGTGGCCATCCTGCCTTACTTTGTGGCCCTGGGCACAGAGTTAGCCCGTCAACGGGGCGTGGGCCAGCCAGCTATGTCCCTGGCCATCCTAAGGGTCATCCGATTGGTGCGTGTTTTCCGCATCTTCAAGCTATCCAGGCATTCGAAGGGCCTGCAGATCTTGGGGCAGACACTGCGGGCTTCCATGCGAGAGCTAggtctcctcatcttcttcctcttcatcggCGTGGTCCTCTTTTCCAGCGCAGTCTACTTTGCTGAAGTGGACCGGGCAGACACCCATTTCACCAGCATCCCAGAGTCCTTTTGGTGGGCAGTGGTCACCATGACCACGGTCGGCTACGGGGACATGGCACCTGTCACTGTGGGTGGCAAGATCGTGGGCTCTCTGTGTGCCATTGCAGGCGTGCTCACCATCTCTCTGCCGGTGCCTGTCATCGTCTCCAACTTCAGCTACTTTTACCACCGGGAGACAGAGGGCGAAGAGGCAGGGATGTTCAGCCATGTGGACACACAGCCCTGCGGTACACTGGAGGGCAAGGCCAATGGGGGTCTGGTGGACTCTGAGGTGCCTGAACTCCTTCCACCACTCTGGGCCCCTTCTGGGAAACACATGGTGACCGAGGTGTGA
- the Ntf4 gene encoding neurotrophin-4, with the protein MLPRHSCSLLLFLLLLPSVPMEPQPPSSTLPPFLAPEWDLLSPRVALSRGAPAGPPLLFLLETGAYGEPAGAPSNRSRRGVSETAPASRRGELAVCDAVSGWVTDRRTAVDLRGREVEVLGEVPAAGGSPLRQYFFETRCKAESAGEGGPGVGGGGCRGVDRRHWLSECKAKQSYVRALTADSQGRVGWRWIRIDTACVCTLLSRTGRA; encoded by the coding sequence ATGCTCCCTCGccactcctgctctctcctccttttccttctcctcctccccagcgTCCCCATGGAGccccaacccccctcctccaccctgccCCCTTTTCTGGCTCCTGAGTGGGATCTCTTGTCTCCCCGAGTGGCCCTGTCAAGGGGCGCCCCTGCCGggccccctctcctcttcctgctggaGACCGGGGCCTATGGGGAGCCGGCAGGGGCCCCATCCAACCGCAGCCGGCGCGGGGTGAGTGAGACGGCACCAGCAAGCCGCCGGGGTGAGCTGGCAGTGTGCGATGCAGTGAGTGGCTGGGTGACCGACCGGCGGACAGCTGTGGACTTGCGTGGGCGCGAGGTGGAGGTGCTGGGCGAGGTGCCTGCGGCAGGTGGCAGTCCCCTGCGTCAGTACTTCTTCGAGACGCGCTGCAAGGCCGAAAGCGCTGGGGAAGGTGGCCCAGGTGTGGGCGGAGGGGGCTGTCGCGGCGTGGATCGGAGGCACTGGCTCTCAGAATGCAAGGCTAAACAGTCCTATGTGCGGGCGTTGACTGCAGACTCTCAGGGCCGCGTGGGCTGGCGCTGGATTCGGATCGACACAGCTTGCGTCTGCACGCTCCTCAGCCGAACAGGCCGTGCCTGA
- the LOC116893324 gene encoding uncharacterized protein LOC116893324, with protein sequence MAGRTLALRYGPPWSPVSETEVLGAWPNWHLTSSGVAHHRIPQASFPPPALQCTVKEPLPAALKQDPHIWAFDEVISRWETTSGSAHTPKWGSGPCAQPKAPEHEDPRRTLGIKSLAEKLRRHEGLGVPLTTKYQISETKAQYKDWPDLDQSDPLLAEPLSLELADHHRGGPSQALIPWTRNPKLAGQPFTVNKMGVLDRLQPYMTTSARDFSRKLSGYPYQKSEICQSWPKKASRRELKSLPSVRAARAGPSQPIVPNLGALPLTRESYRPPIHPFCGMDRIWLVDAPWGGLHRNPVPGIYSVPKAYRTENSRYGSARRELV encoded by the exons ATGGCAGGTCGGACCCTAGCTCTGCGATATGGGCCCCCTTGGTCCCCCGTTTCTGAAACTGAGGTGCTTGGAGCCTGGCCCAACTGGCATCTCACCAGCAGCGGGGTCGCCCACCACAGGATCCCACAGGCGTCCTTTCCTCCGCCTGCTCTACAG TGTACGGTCAAGGAGCCCCTGCCTGCGGCCTTGAAACAGGACCCACACATCTGGGCTTTCGACGAAGTCATCAGCAGATGGGAAACCACCTCAGGCTCAGCACACACACCGAAGTGGGGCAGTGGCCCCTGTGCTCAGCCCAAGGCACCAGAACATGAGGACCCCAGGCGGACACTAGGCATCAAGTCTTTGGCAGAAAAG CTAAGGAGACATGAAGGCCTGGGTGTCCCTCTGACCACAAAATACCAGATCAGTGAGACGAAAGCACAGTACAAGGACTGGCCAGATCTGGATCAGAGTGACCCCCTCTTGGCAGAGCCCCTATCCCTGGAGCTCGCTGACCACCATCGAGGGGGACCTTCTCAG GCCCTAATCCCCTGGACGAGGAACCCCAAGTTGGCTGGCCAACCCTTCACAGTGAACAAGATGGGTGTCCTCGATCGTCTCCAACCTTACATGACCACTTCTGCACGGGATTTCTCAAG GAAGTTGTCTGGATATCCCTACCAGAAATCGGAGATTTGCCAGAGCTGGCCCAAGAAGGCATCTCGCCGTGAGCTGAAAAGTTTACCCAGCGTACGCGCAGCCCGCGCAGGCCCATCACAACCGATCGTGCCAAACTTGGGAGCCCTGCCTCTGACCCGGGAGTCCTACAGACCCCCGATACACCCGTTCTGTGGGATGGACCGCATTTGGCTAGTAGACGCACCCTGGGGAGGCCTCCACCGGAATCCAGTGCCAGGCATCTACAGTGTACCGAAGGCCTACCGCACTGAGAATTCCCGCTATGGGAGTGCCAGGAGGGAGCTGGTGTGA
- the LOC116892154 gene encoding lutropin subunit beta, protein MSQGLLLWLLLSPSVVWASRGPLRPLCRPVNATLAAENEFCPVCITFTTSICAGYCPSMVRVLPAALPPVPQPVCTYRELRFASVRLPGCPPGVDPIVSFPVALSCRCGPCRLSSSDCGGPRTQPMTCDLSHLSGLLLF, encoded by the exons ATGTCCCAGgggctgctgctgtggctgctgctgagCCCAAGTGTGGTGTGGGCCTCCAGGGGCCCCCTTCGGCCACTGTGCCGGCCTGTCAACGCAACCCTGGCTGCAGAGAATGAGTTCTGCCCAGTCTGCATCACCTTCACCACCAGCATCTGTGCCGGCTACTGTCCTAGCATG GTTCGAGTACTGCCAGCTGCCTTGCCTCCCGTGCCTCAGCCAGTGTGCACCTACCGTGAGCTGCGCTTCGCCTCTGTCCGCCTCCCTGGCTGCCCACCTGGTGTAGACCCCATAGTCTCCTTTCCTGTGGCCCTCAGCTGCCGCTGTGGGCCCTGCCGTCTCAGTAGCTCTGACTGTGGGGGTCCCAGGACTCAACCAATGACCTGTGACCTCTCCCACCTCTCCGGCCTTCTCCTCTTCTGA